The following are encoded in a window of Phytoactinopolyspora mesophila genomic DNA:
- a CDS encoding cyclase family protein, with amino-acid sequence MTVLSDLLDAVSSDRIQVLDLTAPLTSDTPVLVLPEPFGQTDRFQLEEISRYDERGPAWYWNQIRTGEHTGTHFDAPNHWITGRDREDISQVPVGRLVAPAAVIDVAEQAAADPDFLLEVDHIRAWEGEHGALPEGCWLLLRTGWDARSHSQDEFLNADETGPHTPGVSVECARWLADESPIVGLGVETVGTDAGGAHSFEPAFPCHALLLGAGKYGLTQLQNLAKLPPTGAVIVVAPLPIVGGSGSPTRVLALVER; translated from the coding sequence ATGACCGTCCTGTCCGACTTGCTCGACGCCGTCTCCTCCGACCGCATCCAGGTTCTCGACCTCACCGCACCGCTCACGTCCGACACACCGGTCCTTGTCCTCCCGGAACCGTTCGGGCAGACCGACCGGTTCCAGCTCGAAGAGATCAGCCGGTACGACGAGCGCGGCCCCGCCTGGTACTGGAACCAGATCAGAACCGGCGAGCACACCGGCACCCATTTCGATGCCCCGAATCACTGGATCACCGGCCGCGACCGCGAGGACATCTCCCAGGTGCCGGTTGGCCGGCTGGTGGCGCCCGCCGCGGTCATCGACGTCGCCGAGCAGGCCGCCGCGGACCCGGATTTCCTCCTCGAGGTCGACCACATCAGGGCCTGGGAGGGCGAGCACGGAGCGCTGCCGGAAGGGTGCTGGCTACTGCTACGCACCGGCTGGGACGCCCGTAGCCACAGCCAGGACGAGTTCCTCAACGCCGACGAGACCGGCCCGCACACGCCGGGCGTGAGTGTGGAGTGTGCCCGGTGGCTGGCCGACGAGTCGCCGATCGTGGGGCTCGGTGTCGAGACGGTAGGCACCGACGCGGGCGGCGCGCATTCCTTCGAACCCGCCTTCCCCTGCCATGCCCTGCTGCTCGGGGCCGGCAAGTACGGGCTGACCCAGTTGCAGAACCTCGCCAAGCTGCCGCCTACCGGAGCCGTCATTGTCGTGGCACCGTTGCCGATCGTCGGCGGCTCGGGCAGTCCGACCCGGGTGCTCGCGCTGGTCGAGCGCTAA
- a CDS encoding thiamine pyrophosphate-binding protein, whose amino-acid sequence MNVAEAVGQVLADLGVTHAFGVVGSGNFHVTNALANAGTRYVAARHESGAATMADAYARMSGEVAALTLHQGCGLTNAMTGIAEAAKSRTPLLVLAAETTTPTSNFFVDQPGLARSVGAETVRITSGATAVDDAVRAFTMARDQRRTVVVNLPLDVQATSLPDVPVVPTPVAARSQPPPAAEDVTALAGLLAAAQRPVLIAGRGARHARAELIALADACGALLATSAVAKGLFRDVPWSLDVSGGFASPLAAELISGADVIVGFGCALNMWTMRHGRLIGPDARVVQVDLEPDALGRNRPVDVGVVGDSAAVAAAVVRALGDNRSAAATQYRGDALRRRIAEELRWRDVPFEDWGTGDGASARIDPRTLTIGLDDLLPAERVVAVDSGNFMGYPSMFLSVPDELGFCFTQAFQSIGLGLATAIGAGLAQPDRLPVAALGDGGALMAAAELDTVRRLGLPMVVVVYNDSAYGAEVHHFTEGEPLDTVIFPETDIAAVGAGYGFEPVTVRAPADLEDVRRWVDGPRDRPLLIDAKIAAPRGAWWLEEAFRGH is encoded by the coding sequence ATGAACGTCGCCGAGGCGGTCGGCCAGGTACTGGCCGACCTGGGGGTCACGCACGCCTTCGGTGTGGTCGGCAGTGGCAACTTCCATGTCACCAACGCGTTGGCCAACGCAGGGACTCGCTATGTCGCCGCCCGCCACGAGAGTGGTGCGGCCACGATGGCCGACGCGTACGCCCGGATGAGCGGTGAGGTCGCGGCGCTCACCCTGCACCAAGGCTGCGGGCTCACCAATGCGATGACGGGCATCGCCGAGGCCGCCAAAAGCCGCACACCACTGCTCGTGCTGGCCGCCGAGACCACCACACCGACGTCGAACTTCTTCGTCGACCAGCCAGGGCTTGCGCGGTCGGTGGGCGCCGAGACCGTCCGGATCACCTCAGGCGCCACGGCGGTCGACGACGCCGTCCGGGCCTTCACCATGGCGCGCGACCAGCGGCGGACCGTCGTCGTCAACCTGCCTCTGGACGTCCAGGCGACGTCGCTGCCAGACGTACCGGTCGTCCCCACCCCGGTTGCCGCACGTTCTCAACCACCCCCGGCAGCCGAGGACGTCACCGCCCTGGCCGGCCTGCTTGCCGCCGCGCAGCGCCCGGTGCTCATCGCAGGCCGTGGCGCCCGGCACGCCCGCGCCGAGCTGATCGCGCTGGCCGACGCCTGCGGAGCACTGCTCGCGACGTCGGCGGTGGCGAAGGGGCTGTTCCGGGACGTGCCGTGGTCTCTCGACGTGTCCGGGGGCTTCGCCTCGCCGCTGGCGGCGGAGCTGATCAGCGGCGCGGACGTGATCGTCGGCTTCGGCTGCGCGCTGAACATGTGGACCATGCGGCACGGGCGGCTGATCGGCCCCGATGCTCGCGTCGTTCAGGTGGACCTGGAGCCGGACGCCCTCGGGCGCAACCGCCCCGTGGATGTCGGTGTGGTGGGCGACAGCGCCGCTGTGGCTGCCGCCGTTGTGCGGGCGCTGGGTGACAACCGCTCCGCGGCCGCCACCCAATACCGCGGTGACGCCCTCCGCCGCCGTATCGCCGAGGAACTGCGCTGGCGAGACGTGCCGTTTGAGGACTGGGGCACGGGCGACGGCGCGTCGGCCCGTATCGATCCACGCACCCTGACCATCGGCCTGGATGATCTGCTCCCGGCCGAGCGGGTGGTGGCCGTCGACTCGGGCAACTTCATGGGTTATCCGAGCATGTTCCTGTCCGTGCCGGACGAGCTCGGGTTCTGTTTCACGCAGGCGTTCCAGTCGATCGGGCTGGGCCTGGCCACCGCGATCGGCGCGGGGCTGGCCCAGCCGGACCGGTTGCCTGTCGCCGCGCTGGGCGACGGTGGCGCACTGATGGCGGCGGCCGAGCTGGACACGGTTCGCCGGCTCGGCTTGCCGATGGTCGTCGTCGTGTACAACGACAGCGCATACGGCGCCGAGGTGCACCACTTCACCGAAGGAGAACCGCTCGACACCGTCATCTTCCCGGAGACCGACATCGCCGCTGTCGGGGCAGGATACGGCTTCGAACCGGTGACGGTGCGCGCTCCGGCCGATCTGGAAGACGTACGACGATGGGTCGACGGCCCACGGGACCGGCCGCTGCTGATCGACGCCAAGATCGCCGCCCCGCGCGGCGCGTGGTGGCTGGAAGAGGCCTTCCGCGGCCACTAA
- a CDS encoding M14 family zinc carboxypeptidase — protein MSVPLSRIQPPADQLLGHKEVVDAMERLAERPHVRVEELGRSREGRSIDALVIGRPDVVADPRAVQEQARRWSLPRADVGSDAGWDPDCPVPVLFLASNYGNEAAQTEALLEVAARLAEPTPGNEQLLRRLVVLVVPLLNPDGRERALATWRHHPLATGLTAYGNHYDIQVAREYLHVIEPESAALADVVSRWHPMLVWELHEDSINLGRTFAENCLCPPMSPSDAIGSWVASSPGDNDPRLWQQEVKYGAAIAEAWRTRGYRLLHDPDGRHGWPGPADTGLEEVAKHPETRFTRAMALRGVTTFITESARRPGTQTWEERVGQKVAAGLAVAETAAGDVAALTSLVREVGMSGANGPAGYFVIPSGQDRHVVDRAVWTLGLHDVEILQEDDGSFVIPKAQARGTTAEILLSLVRGRHQSLVATLGLRVVESAAGPAPDRRALPPWSGLDAPWLNEPDTDKPDSPSDGAGRSPRVALYAGQGVKDFAAEGHLGSVRRLLEHEGIPFVLIEAGDVAEGCLDGVDVLVIPKGDATAILNGSQPGPLWYGPPWQPEEEPRGLGVAGVAAIRAFVDRGGHYVGIDGGGAALATARHLGLIDCGISAENLGTGLVELATTVPGDRLFAGLPGSWDEAGRWRDGLIYAMTDCEAWLQEFGAIVLDAGTDVEVLATYSQLLPVPGVSHFGGTLPDGSSRRRAAIVRGRHGRGTVTLFAVNPTYRSLSPYSARLLANAVRSQSPIPDDHEH, from the coding sequence ATGAGCGTGCCCCTGTCCCGTATCCAGCCGCCGGCGGATCAGCTGCTCGGCCACAAAGAAGTCGTGGACGCGATGGAGCGTCTCGCCGAGCGCCCACACGTACGGGTGGAGGAACTCGGGCGTAGCCGGGAAGGCCGTAGCATCGACGCGCTGGTGATCGGCCGCCCGGACGTCGTCGCCGATCCCCGTGCCGTCCAGGAGCAGGCTCGTCGATGGTCGCTGCCGAGAGCCGACGTGGGCAGCGACGCCGGGTGGGACCCCGACTGCCCAGTGCCGGTGTTGTTCCTGGCCAGCAACTACGGCAATGAAGCCGCCCAGACCGAAGCGCTGCTCGAGGTGGCGGCCCGGCTCGCCGAGCCGACCCCGGGCAACGAGCAGCTACTGCGCAGACTGGTTGTGCTGGTGGTCCCCCTGCTCAACCCGGACGGCCGCGAGCGCGCCCTGGCCACGTGGCGGCACCACCCGTTGGCGACCGGGCTGACCGCGTACGGCAATCATTACGACATCCAGGTGGCACGTGAGTACTTGCATGTCATCGAGCCGGAGAGCGCTGCCCTGGCCGACGTCGTGTCACGGTGGCACCCGATGCTGGTCTGGGAATTACACGAGGACTCGATCAATCTGGGCCGTACCTTCGCGGAGAACTGCCTTTGCCCTCCGATGTCGCCTAGTGACGCTATCGGATCCTGGGTGGCCAGCTCGCCGGGCGACAACGACCCCCGGCTTTGGCAACAGGAAGTGAAGTATGGCGCGGCCATCGCGGAGGCGTGGCGGACGCGGGGATATCGACTGTTGCACGATCCGGACGGCCGGCACGGCTGGCCCGGCCCCGCTGACACCGGCCTGGAAGAGGTCGCCAAACACCCGGAGACGAGGTTCACCCGGGCCATGGCGCTGCGTGGTGTGACGACGTTCATCACCGAGAGCGCCCGGCGTCCCGGCACCCAGACCTGGGAGGAGCGCGTCGGGCAGAAGGTGGCAGCGGGGCTGGCAGTGGCGGAGACGGCGGCCGGCGACGTCGCCGCCCTCACCTCGCTCGTGCGCGAGGTGGGTATGTCCGGAGCGAATGGGCCAGCCGGGTACTTCGTCATCCCGAGTGGCCAGGACCGTCACGTCGTCGACCGCGCCGTGTGGACACTAGGGCTACATGACGTCGAAATCCTGCAGGAGGATGATGGATCCTTCGTCATTCCGAAGGCTCAGGCGCGGGGCACCACCGCGGAGATCCTGCTCTCGCTCGTGCGGGGACGTCACCAGAGCCTGGTGGCCACGCTCGGCCTGCGTGTGGTCGAGTCCGCGGCAGGTCCGGCACCGGACCGGCGGGCGCTTCCGCCCTGGTCCGGGCTGGACGCGCCGTGGCTCAACGAACCGGATACGGACAAGCCTGACTCACCGTCCGACGGCGCTGGCCGTTCACCGCGGGTCGCGTTGTATGCCGGGCAAGGTGTGAAGGACTTCGCAGCGGAGGGGCATCTTGGGTCGGTGCGCAGGCTGCTTGAACACGAAGGCATACCTTTTGTCCTCATCGAGGCCGGCGACGTGGCGGAAGGGTGCCTTGACGGTGTCGACGTCCTGGTCATACCCAAAGGGGACGCCACCGCCATCCTCAACGGCAGCCAACCAGGCCCGCTGTGGTACGGCCCGCCGTGGCAGCCGGAAGAGGAACCGCGCGGTCTGGGAGTGGCTGGTGTGGCAGCAATCCGGGCCTTTGTTGATCGCGGCGGACACTACGTGGGTATCGACGGCGGGGGTGCCGCGCTGGCGACGGCGCGACACCTCGGACTGATCGACTGCGGCATATCCGCGGAAAACCTGGGAACCGGCCTCGTCGAACTGGCGACAACCGTGCCGGGCGACCGGCTCTTCGCCGGTCTGCCGGGTTCCTGGGATGAGGCGGGCCGGTGGCGCGACGGGCTGATCTACGCCATGACGGACTGCGAAGCCTGGTTGCAGGAGTTCGGCGCGATCGTGCTGGACGCGGGCACTGACGTCGAGGTTCTGGCGACCTACAGTCAGTTGCTTCCCGTCCCGGGAGTGAGCCACTTCGGCGGCACGCTGCCCGACGGCTCGAGCCGTCGACGCGCTGCTATTGTGCGTGGCCGGCACGGACGGGGAACCGTCACCCTGTTCGCGGTCAACCCCACCTACCGCAGCCTCAGCCCTTACAGCGCTCGGCTGCTGGCCAACGCCGTCAGGTCCCAGTCCCCGATTCCCGATGATCATGAACACTAA
- a CDS encoding proline iminopeptidase-family hydrolase, with translation MHPDEPAANSGELYVEFGPGQQLYTRWVGADRDRTPLLCLHGGPGAVSHEGLEPLEGIAADGRQVIFFDQLGCGRSSRPDDPSLWRNDLVCDQIDAIRAAYGLASVAVLGHSYGGWVTQEYALRQPTGLRGIVLADTAPDAEMYLAEGRRIRDSLPAQTRAVLDRHERAGTTDSPEYADAYRQFLEEFTCTIRPLPASIERARAGGNPEIARIMWGPGGRSFEMNGRLRGWSVVDRLPEIGIPVLVITGSEDMASPAIARFMATAIPDARCVIIDGGSHTPFYEDPETFCSSVRTFLTGIDAP, from the coding sequence ATGCACCCGGATGAACCGGCCGCGAACAGCGGCGAACTCTACGTCGAATTCGGCCCGGGACAGCAGCTCTACACCAGGTGGGTCGGTGCGGACCGGGACCGGACGCCGCTGTTGTGCCTGCATGGAGGGCCTGGCGCGGTCTCGCACGAAGGGCTGGAACCGCTGGAAGGTATCGCCGCCGACGGCCGGCAGGTCATCTTCTTCGATCAACTGGGATGCGGCCGGTCGTCACGCCCGGATGATCCGTCGTTGTGGAGGAACGACCTCGTCTGCGACCAGATCGACGCGATACGTGCGGCGTACGGTCTGGCCAGCGTGGCAGTGCTCGGACACAGTTACGGGGGTTGGGTCACACAGGAATATGCGTTACGCCAGCCCACCGGTTTGCGCGGAATCGTCTTGGCGGACACGGCTCCCGATGCAGAGATGTACCTGGCTGAAGGTAGGCGGATCAGGGACTCGCTGCCCGCGCAGACGCGGGCCGTTCTCGACCGGCACGAACGGGCCGGCACCACCGACAGTCCGGAGTACGCCGACGCCTACCGGCAGTTCCTCGAAGAGTTCACGTGCACGATCCGTCCGCTGCCGGCCTCGATCGAGCGGGCTCGAGCGGGTGGTAATCCGGAGATCGCACGAATCATGTGGGGGCCCGGGGGACGAAGCTTCGAGATGAACGGCCGCCTCCGCGGATGGAGTGTGGTGGACCGGCTCCCGGAGATCGGCATACCTGTCTTGGTCATCACCGGTTCTGAGGATATGGCGTCACCGGCCATCGCCCGGTTCATGGCCACGGCCATTCCTGATGCGCGCTGCGTGATCATCGACGGGGGCTCGCACACCCCCTTCTACGAGGACCCGGAGACGTTCTGCTCCAGCGTGCGGACGTTCTTGACCGGCATCGACGCGCCATGA
- a CDS encoding ATP-binding cassette domain-containing protein, protein MTADRLPDAAPDVVAPLLDVRGLTKVFEARRARRAEPVVAVDQVSFQVERGETFGLIGESGSGKTTAIRCLLRLVEPTSGAVTFGGDDVLALSGPELRTLRARMQVLFQDPYSSLDSRMSVRDIVAEPLTAHRRMSRQQRRHAAEEMLRLVGIDPVFGGRRAHTFSGGQRQRIALARALILNPELVVLDEPVSALDVSVQAQIINMLREMQARLSLTYVVVLHDLAVARYFCDRVAVMRRGRVVETGPAIEVIDNPQHPYTQELLAAVPGRHGGEEETVHAPG, encoded by the coding sequence ATGACGGCTGATCGCCTGCCGGACGCGGCTCCGGACGTTGTGGCGCCACTGCTCGACGTACGCGGCCTGACCAAGGTCTTCGAAGCCAGGCGCGCCAGGAGGGCCGAACCGGTCGTCGCCGTGGATCAGGTGAGCTTCCAGGTCGAGCGAGGTGAGACGTTCGGCTTGATCGGTGAGTCCGGCAGCGGGAAGACCACTGCGATCCGCTGCCTGCTGCGGTTGGTCGAACCCACGTCCGGCGCGGTGACGTTCGGCGGCGACGATGTCCTGGCCCTCTCCGGTCCCGAGCTTCGAACGCTTCGAGCCCGCATGCAGGTGCTCTTCCAGGACCCGTACTCGTCATTGGACTCCCGGATGTCGGTGCGAGACATCGTCGCCGAGCCCCTGACTGCGCACCGGAGAATGAGCCGCCAGCAGCGCCGGCACGCGGCGGAAGAGATGCTGCGGCTGGTCGGGATCGACCCGGTGTTCGGCGGACGGCGTGCGCACACTTTCTCCGGTGGTCAACGCCAGCGGATCGCCCTGGCCCGGGCACTCATCCTCAACCCCGAACTGGTGGTTCTCGATGAGCCGGTGTCCGCCCTGGACGTCTCGGTCCAGGCGCAGATCATCAACATGCTGCGAGAGATGCAGGCAAGGCTTTCGCTGACCTACGTAGTCGTGCTGCACGACCTCGCCGTCGCCCGGTACTTCTGTGACCGCGTCGCCGTGATGCGCCGCGGCCGCGTCGTCGAAACCGGTCCGGCCATCGAGGTCATCGACAACCCACAGCATCCGTACACCCAGGAACTGCTCGCCGCGGTGCCCGGCCGCCACGGCGGAGAAGAGGAGACAGTCCATGCACCCGGATGA
- a CDS encoding ABC transporter ATP-binding protein, with translation MTGPATGVPATDHPPARIAPVLSVRGLNTEFATERGRVHAVRGVGFTLQRGERLGVVGESGSGKSALALSILGLIEPPGNVVDGHVWLNGRDLRTLTERQLNRVRGQEISVVFQDPLTALNPVRRIGPQIAEVITMHSDVTRADARRRAIDLLTDVDLPRPEQAYRAYPHQLSGGMRQRVMIAVALANSPDVLIADEPTTALDVTTQGQIMRLIDRVVAERHTAVILITHNVDLVADFCDTIQVMYAGQVVERGRCADVLNAPAHPYTAALLASVPSLEADRAAPLPTLDGLPPDLSIEAAGCALAPRCPLSAGRSECHTVSPPVVEVSGDRTWISRCHFASEQHSISRNQHAEVSG, from the coding sequence ATGACCGGCCCGGCGACCGGAGTCCCGGCGACCGACCACCCGCCAGCGAGGATCGCTCCGGTACTGAGCGTTCGCGGCCTGAACACCGAGTTCGCCACCGAACGTGGCCGTGTCCACGCCGTGCGCGGCGTCGGCTTCACGCTTCAGCGCGGTGAACGTCTGGGAGTGGTCGGTGAGTCAGGATCGGGCAAGTCGGCCCTGGCGCTGTCCATCCTCGGTCTCATCGAGCCGCCCGGGAACGTCGTCGATGGTCACGTCTGGCTCAACGGGCGCGATCTGCGGACGTTGACAGAGCGCCAGCTGAATCGGGTGCGCGGTCAGGAGATCAGTGTGGTTTTCCAGGACCCGCTGACGGCCCTGAATCCGGTCCGGCGGATCGGGCCGCAGATAGCCGAGGTGATCACGATGCACAGCGACGTGACCCGTGCCGATGCCAGAAGACGCGCGATCGACCTGCTCACAGACGTGGACCTCCCACGACCGGAGCAGGCTTACCGGGCGTACCCACATCAGTTGTCCGGCGGAATGCGCCAGCGCGTCATGATAGCCGTGGCATTGGCGAACTCGCCGGACGTCTTGATCGCGGACGAGCCGACAACAGCGCTGGACGTTACCACCCAAGGTCAGATCATGCGGCTGATCGACCGGGTAGTCGCCGAGCGGCACACCGCCGTCATCCTGATCACTCACAACGTCGACCTCGTGGCCGACTTCTGCGACACGATCCAGGTGATGTACGCGGGGCAGGTCGTCGAACGAGGAAGATGCGCCGACGTACTGAACGCGCCGGCACATCCGTACACGGCGGCATTGCTGGCATCAGTGCCGTCGCTTGAGGCGGATCGCGCCGCCCCGCTGCCGACGCTGGACGGGCTGCCCCCTGACTTGAGCATTGAGGCGGCCGGGTGCGCGTTGGCTCCACGCTGTCCGCTGAGCGCTGGCCGGAGCGAGTGTCACACGGTGTCCCCGCCCGTCGTCGAGGTGAGTGGGGACCGGACGTGGATCAGCCGGTGCCACTTCGCCTCCGAGCAGCACTCCATCAGTCGCAACCAGCACGCGGAGGTGTCCGGATGA
- a CDS encoding ABC transporter permease: MGRFLLVRVFSGLLTVIGASIVAFFFMRMLPGDPARLIAGEYASEAAIEIQRAQLGLDDPFWQQYLTYIGDFVRGDWGFSHSRGQPVLDQFVAALPATLEIAFFAVALAFTAAVIGAAVTGWSRGGVLDGAVRASSYIGLGTAPFWLGLLVLIVFFERLQVLPGPEGRLSPGTAPPPRVTGFYLLDSLVAGQWSTWWDSLQHLILPGCTLALVIYAWLVRMMRSGVLEFVREPFALVARSKGRGRWGVVVRDVMPNALLPAVTAGGLITAELLTSTVLVETVFNWPGIGRLVTDAILQQDFAVVQAFIMVSACITVTVTVLTDLLYGVIDPRIRVRAT, encoded by the coding sequence ATGGGCCGGTTCCTCCTGGTACGTGTGTTCAGCGGGTTGCTCACCGTCATCGGAGCTTCGATCGTCGCGTTCTTCTTCATGCGGATGCTGCCGGGCGATCCGGCACGGCTCATCGCGGGGGAGTACGCCAGCGAGGCGGCCATCGAGATCCAGCGAGCCCAGCTCGGTCTGGATGATCCGTTCTGGCAGCAGTACCTGACGTACATCGGCGATTTCGTGCGGGGTGACTGGGGCTTCTCACACTCCCGGGGACAACCGGTGCTCGACCAGTTCGTCGCCGCGCTCCCGGCCACCCTCGAGATCGCGTTCTTCGCGGTAGCGCTCGCATTCACCGCCGCCGTGATCGGCGCGGCGGTGACCGGGTGGTCCCGTGGAGGTGTCCTGGACGGAGCGGTCCGGGCGTCGTCGTACATCGGTCTGGGAACCGCACCGTTCTGGCTGGGACTACTGGTTCTGATCGTCTTCTTCGAGCGGCTTCAGGTGCTGCCCGGACCGGAAGGGAGATTGTCTCCGGGCACCGCGCCGCCACCGCGGGTCACCGGGTTCTATCTGCTGGATTCGCTGGTCGCCGGCCAATGGTCGACCTGGTGGGACAGCCTTCAGCACCTCATCCTGCCTGGGTGCACACTGGCGCTGGTCATCTACGCGTGGCTGGTGCGGATGATGCGGTCGGGCGTGCTCGAGTTCGTCCGGGAGCCGTTCGCCCTGGTCGCGCGGAGCAAAGGCCGTGGGCGATGGGGCGTGGTGGTCCGCGACGTCATGCCGAATGCTCTGCTGCCAGCGGTGACCGCCGGAGGGTTGATCACCGCTGAACTTCTGACCAGCACTGTCCTGGTCGAGACCGTATTCAACTGGCCCGGCATCGGACGTTTGGTGACCGACGCGATACTGCAGCAGGACTTCGCGGTAGTGCAGGCATTCATCATGGTCAGCGCCTGCATCACCGTGACGGTCACGGTGCTGACCGACCTGCTCTACGGCGTCATCGATCCGCGCATCCGGGTGCGGGCGACGTGA
- a CDS encoding ABC transporter permease, producing MKLARGTGGWRSGATLAIAGLCLVIAVALAVPPLWPHSAIATDFTATMQPPSLAHPMGTDGVGRDMLARFAAGARISLLIGLVAVVAGALAGAVIGVVAGLSRGLIDNILMRAMDALMAFPALMLAMAVTIGFGRGLQSATVGVTLGVVPWVARMARGETLRIVALPMIEAARALGLRRLQLVRRHVVPHMISLLMIQATSAYGAVILAVAALGFLGLGAQVPTPEWGAIITEGLEPALTGAWWVALFPGLGMLLVVTCTNVLSDRLRDVLDPRGSFATVRSR from the coding sequence ATGAAGCTGGCACGGGGTACAGGTGGCTGGCGCAGTGGAGCCACTCTGGCGATCGCCGGGCTGTGCTTGGTCATAGCGGTGGCATTGGCTGTGCCGCCGCTGTGGCCGCACAGCGCAATCGCCACCGACTTCACCGCCACGATGCAGCCTCCGTCCCTGGCACATCCGATGGGGACCGACGGCGTCGGCCGCGACATGCTGGCACGGTTCGCCGCGGGGGCGCGGATATCGCTGCTCATCGGATTGGTGGCAGTGGTCGCCGGAGCGCTCGCGGGGGCGGTCATCGGGGTGGTGGCCGGGTTGTCCCGGGGTCTAATCGACAACATCCTCATGCGGGCCATGGACGCGCTGATGGCGTTTCCCGCGCTGATGCTCGCGATGGCGGTGACCATCGGCTTCGGCCGGGGCCTGCAATCGGCGACGGTGGGGGTGACGCTGGGCGTCGTCCCATGGGTGGCGCGGATGGCCCGTGGTGAGACGTTGCGTATCGTGGCGCTGCCCATGATCGAGGCGGCCAGGGCATTGGGGCTGCGCCGTCTGCAGCTCGTGCGCAGGCACGTGGTGCCGCACATGATCTCGTTGCTGATGATCCAGGCGACCTCCGCCTATGGCGCGGTGATCCTCGCGGTGGCGGCGCTGGGCTTCCTCGGGCTCGGAGCGCAGGTGCCCACCCCCGAGTGGGGAGCGATCATCACCGAAGGCCTGGAACCTGCGCTGACCGGAGCATGGTGGGTGGCGCTGTTCCCAGGGCTGGGCATGCTCCTCGTGGTGACCTGTACCAATGTGTTGTCCGATCGGCTGCGTGACGTGCTGGACCCACGTGGTTCCTTCGCCACGGTCCGGAGCCGATGA